A stretch of Aedes aegypti strain LVP_AGWG chromosome 2, AaegL5.0 Primary Assembly, whole genome shotgun sequence DNA encodes these proteins:
- the LOC110676472 gene encoding tripartite motif-containing protein 44-like, with protein sequence MTVIVLKLALVVNLGAESPPDSEEESPPDSEEESPPDSEEESPLDSEEESPLDSEEESPLESEEESPPEFEEESPPQSQEESPEESSPDSEEEPRADSEEE encoded by the exons ATGACAGTCATCGTGTTGAAGCTCGCTCTGGTGGTGAACCTGGGTGCC GAATCTCCTCCGGATTCCGAGGAGGAATCTCCTCCGGATTCCGAGGAGGAATCTCCTCCGGATTCCGAGGAGGAATCTCCTCTGGATTCAGAGGAGGAATCTCCTCTGGATTCAGAGGAGGAATCTCCTCTGGAATCCGAGGAGGAATCTCCTCCGGAATTCGAGGAGGAATCTCCTCCgcaatcccaggaagaatctcCT GAGGAATCTTCTCCGGATTCCGAGGAGGAACCTCGTGCGGACTCCGAGGAGGAA